In Hippoglossus hippoglossus isolate fHipHip1 chromosome 19, fHipHip1.pri, whole genome shotgun sequence, the DNA window ATGAGGGCAAATCACTGGACGTGTACAGCAAAGCTGACAATCCTTTAATTGGACATTACTCAAGGCCAAAACTCATATTTCTTGTTGTTCTTGATCTTAAGAGATTTTCAAATGCACTCCCCACTGGGCTTCAATTTTTTTTGAATCAATAATTAATGGTCAgagttatttattcatgtgtatCTTCACCAATTACGCAGTGTCTAATTACCAATTTCAATAATTGATATTTATTTCTGAAAGGGTCGAGTATCTTGGGCTGATGAAAAATGCATGAGCAGGGATGTGGACTGGGTTTTGCTTTTTGTTCTGAGAGAGCTTGATGCTCGGGGCTAATACCAGGCCACTTTGACTCCAACTCTTTGAGTTGGCACTGGCCCTGTGATGTGGATCTAATATGGGCATCTTTCATGGACCCAAAGCGCTTACTGTGTACCATGTGATCTCATAAAGACTCCTACATGCCCATCCTCAGATATACCCCTTCTTTTCGGTCTTTAATACCGAACTTCAAAGAAAAAGCTTCTGTTTCCTTGATAATTTTTCATTGTGTATGTGGAATGACAATATCACGGCAAACTGCGGAAACTCGTCTTGCTAGGACCTCGGTGGTTACATCTACATCTAATTCTGTGGCCTGATGAAACTAAAGTTAAATCAACacgttaaaaaagaaaatgatccCTCAGATTTCTGACAAGCCCTTATCCCCCTGATCTTTTGATAGTGACAGCTGTGGTCGTCAATAGAAAATTAACAAAGGCTCACTTTAGCTGACTTTCAtcaagttttcatttattgtgATTCCAGTAGGACAGGAGGTTGGGGACCTGCGAGGCAAACCATTTTGCTCAGGTACGCCccaaagcaaaaagaaaaagaaaaaatcaacaCTATATACTGTGAGCAATGCTTGAGAACTGAGTTGGGGAGGAACTTTATCCACCAATGCAGAGCCGCCCAACAAAACCAGAACCCAACATCAGACGCACCAGAAACCCCCCATCAGTAGAATGTAAAACTTCAGGTTTGGACACCACAGTGCTGTGACCACACTGAAACACTGCTGGCTTTAGGGGAACGAGAGGGTGGAGGGCTCAACAGTGAGGGCGAAAAGTAACTGAATCAGTTGATCTCGGTGACACGTCTCAGAGAGCCGATGGTCGGGCTGTTGCTCCCCCACTCGCTGTGCCTCCTGTACTCGCCGGGACGCAGGAAGTACTGGCGCCCCCTGTAGTTGGAGTGTTCGTGCAGCATCCAGTAGCCCTCCATGACGTTGACGGAGGAGATGTCACGGGTGTGGAAGCGCTCGTGCAGGTCGGGGCAGTCGTCCATGAGCTCCAGGTTCTGGCCGCCAAAGTCGGAGCGCTCGAAGATCTTCATCCTGTAGTTCCCGTTGTACTGGAGAAGAAGTGAGAGAACACGATGATACCGCCATTAAACAGACATACATGTTCACCGCATATATTCTCACAGTCAAGTAGAACAACGTGGCTATTTGACAAAAAGTGATGGATAAACTTTTCCCCCTCATACTGATCCAATGACCCAGTCTACTTTTTGCACTGCTGTTAAGGGTCAAGCCACAAAGAGATGATTTAAAATAGCCACAGGTATTGGCACTGACAGGTGAGAACAGTGGGTCTAGGCTTGAGAACTAAATCATCCCAACCTGGCACTTCCACAGAGAACCTCGAGTGGGAACAGTGCTTGCATCAGTTAAGACTCACAGGTGGCACCATACGGCAGGAGCGGATGCAGTCATTGAAGCCCGCCCAGCGCTGGTAGTCGGGGTACTCGCCCTTGTGCAGCATGTACTGGTAGCCGGCGTAATTGGGCTTCTCGTAGGCCACCCAACAGCCACTCTCAACTTTTATCGAGTTGCAGCGGCTGAAGTAGTTCTGCATCTCGGGGCAGTCACTACTGCACTCATAGTGACGGCCCTGGAAGTTCCTGTCTTCGTAGAAGATAACCTGCATGTGAAGGATAGTTGGATGTGATTACCACAGCCATGCATATATAGTACACCTTTACATTATAAGTTTACTCCCCTCCATCTGTGTAGACTCTCATCAGCAATAATAAGTAAAACTGCAATGTATTAGCACATATTCTTTTAACATAGAATATTAGTAAGTGAAGGATTTAGGTAAAGACCAATTAAAGTATTCTGAGAAATGTCCCAAATGATATACTAGAGTAAAAGTTGAATGacataaagtttattattgCATCTGGTATATTTCAATAACCAAAAACTCTAAGCATATTAATAACTGCACTTTTTACCATCCTCATCAGAAGACAGAGGCGTACAAGTGTTTCTTATTCAGTGAAAgttgtttaatttcatttattcaaattttgtaTCCAATTCCTCCCTGTATCACTCAGTGAAGACATTAAGCATTTTATTGACAAAATCTATTATTTTGTTCTGCATCTTATGTGCAGCATTTATCAGTTTAGTATTGATTAGTACACAGCATCAAATACTAGAGTTGCTGTTACTACATATACATTTCAAATAGCACACTTACCTTGCCCATTGTAACTGTGTTAAGTTCAGACCAGGCCAGTTACCGGGCAGTACCAGGCCTCTTTATAGACCCCGCTTGGATCAGGGCTTTGAAAACACGAGACAAAGCTTTGTCGTGTCAGCACACTGCGCTCTACGCACAGCAGAACACTATAGGACGGGTGAGCTACCAGCCGTCGCTTTGTCTCTGTCAAAGCTCTCCGTCTGTCTATGGAAAATACTGTACAACTGCACATTCTCACCGGGCTACAATAAGAGTTGCAACATCTGCCTTTATTTCtgtgaattcatttttttcattcattaattaatttggaCTTATTTCGAGcgtttaaataaaataaaaagagaaattatcACACAgagataatgataataaatacatttctgtgaaTGCCAGAAAGTGTGAGGAGGGGCATGGTGGCAAAGAGAAAAGGTTTGGTTTGTTACTGAAGGTGTTTGATGTGATGtagagttcatgtttgaaagttTGAACATCAACACTAAGTAGGAAGCAAATCTACTCCCAGGACCAATTATTCTGCTTTAGACTCGTGCATATTTGCAAGGATATGTTCAAATGACTTCACAGGAcgcatttttttgttttaaaatcaagTCTTTAATGTTCATATGAGTTGCGCATTAGGTTACATGAGAGTCCTCATTCTCCTGAGTGAGCCCACCATGGGGTTGTGGCAGCCCCAGTCGCCACAGGCCCTGTACTCTCCAGGGCGCAGGAAATACTGGCGTCCCCTGTAGTTGGGGTGCTCGTAGAAAATCCAGTATCCCTCCAAGATGTTGCAGGAGTAGATGTCACGGAAGCGGAAACGCTCGGACAGGTTCGGGCAGTCGTCCATGAACTCCATCGTGTGTCCCATCAGATCAGGCCTGTTGTAGATCCTCATCCTGTAGGATCCTCTGTACTGGAGGTGAGAGAAAGCGGAATATGATTATTATGCTGTTCGGGTTCTAGAGAGCACTGTGGAAGAAGAGCTGTGTGTCCTCGGCTGATCCTTCCACTTTGGATTCATTTGCGTACTCGGTTTCTTAGTAACTGCAGATGCCGAAGAGCAACAGCTCTCTTCCAGCATGACAAAATTAGATTCCCCCTCACTAAACTGCCAGAAACACTCAATGTGACTAACAGAATTAAGATGAAGGCACCGAGTCTTATGGGGGGGTGCATCATATTCTTTTTAAAGACTGACTCGGTCTCCTTGTGGGCCTTGCAACACAGACTTTCATGCCATGACCTGCCTGAGTACCTGCAAATGACATCAAAAGGCCTGTGATTGACATCCATTTCTAAAGCGGCATTTGATGCGCACAAGGTGAGtggtgggggagggagggagggaggtgggggggggacagccGGTCCTATCTGTCTGTTTGATTGACTTACGGGGGGGAACATCTGGCAGGAGCGGACGCAGTTGTTGAAGCCCATCCAGCAGTGGTAGTCGGGGTACTCGCCGGGGCCCAGGATGTACTGGTAGCCCATGTAGTAAGGCTTCTCATAGGCCACCCAGTGACCCCCGCTGACACGGATGGAGTTGCAGCAGTTGAAG includes these proteins:
- the crygmx gene encoding crystallin, gamma MX gives rise to the protein MGKVIFYEDRNFQGRHYECSSDCPEMQNYFSRCNSIKVESGCWVAYEKPNYAGYQYMLHKGEYPDYQRWAGFNDCIRSCRMVPPYNGNYRMKIFERSDFGGQNLELMDDCPDLHERFHTRDISSVNVMEGYWMLHEHSNYRGRQYFLRPGEYRRHSEWGSNSPTIGSLRRVTEIN
- the crygmxl2 gene encoding crystallin, gamma MX, like 2, translating into MGKIIFYEGRNFQGRHWECSSDCMDTFKHFNCCNSIRVSGGHWVAYEKPYYMGYQYILGPGEYPDYHCWMGFNNCVRSCQMFPPYRGSYRMRIYNRPDLMGHTMEFMDDCPNLSERFRFRDIYSCNILEGYWIFYEHPNYRGRQYFLRPGEYRACGDWGCHNPMVGSLRRMRTLM